Part of the Scomber japonicus isolate fScoJap1 chromosome 2, fScoJap1.pri, whole genome shotgun sequence genome, TTAGCCTTGCTAATTCTGTAAACAAGGCATTGGAAGGGAGATGAGTGTGTTTAACGAGATTAAACGTGCATTGTCAGGCAAATCTCTGGTCAGTTTGCAAGTACTATTGAAAGTCAATTATTGTTTGAAATATTCCTATGCCTATAATAGCTTCCTGAGGTATCTCTCATTATTGtgtttcatttatgtttttgtcaaaTGTACAACCACTGGGAAGTAAATTCTGGTTTGAAATTGAATCTCTAAGATTTCTAATAAgaatttttttaatgcattgtgCAATACGTCAGGATTCAGTCATGCAGAATTATCACAATAGTAAAAACAGATTCATTTCCATGTGTTATCAAGATTATTTTCACCCACCTTGAACAGCAATTTCCAGATTTTTAAAATCTCCCCTTAATCACAATAGTTCCTCCATAAATAATTGGTGATGTAATCCATGGTAgagtatgtttttaaaatgataaaagtcaatttaaaaaaagacatgaacCGAGTCatgcagctttttaaatgattcTTCATTCTTCATCAGTTAGTTGTTCATAAgtaatttgttaatttattacatatcaaataacatttagtttctttctgtgtctctttttGTCAGATAAAGATGAGCCCAGCAGTTACACCTGTACGACGTGCAAGCAGCCCTTCACCAGTGCCTGGTTCCTGCTCCAGCATGCCCAGAACACGCACGGCTTCCGCATCTATCTGGAGAGTGAGCCCGGCAGCCCCCTCACCCCCCGCGTGGCTACTGCTCCTGGGATGGGGGGTGACTGTGCCTCCTCTCAGCCTCCCATCCATGCTGTCCACCTGGCTGAAGGGAGTCCTTACAGCCTGCTGAGGATGCCAGGCTCTGGGTCTGGCCGGGATTCAGCGTCCACACCTCGTGAGGGTCGTTATCCCCAAACCCCACCCCTGTTTAGCCCCCCACCACGCCATCACCTCAGCCCTGATGACCTGGCCCTGGCAACCCACCATCCCAGCGCCTTTGACAGGGTGATGAGGCTCAACTCAGTGCCACTAGAACCCCCTCCAAGCATGGACTTCTCCAGACGGCTACGTGAGCTGGCTGGAAACGCCACAGGCGCCTCCCCACCTCTCTCCCCTAACAGGCCCAGCCCTATGCAACGGCTGCTACAGCCATTTCAGCCAGGTACTAAGGCTCCATTTTCAGCAACGCCTCCCCTCTCCACCTCTCAGTCACCTTCTGGCTCACGTTCCACCCCCAATCCTGTATCCAATGCAGCCCAACCAGGCACACCTCTCAAGGCAAAGTCTTGTGAGTTCTGTGGGAAGACCTTCAAGTTCCAGAGCAATCTAATCGTTCACCGGCGAAGCCACACGGGGGAAAAGCCATTCAAGTGTCACCTGTGTAACCATGCCTGCACACAGGCTAGCAAACTGAAACGACACATGAAGACGCACTGTCAGAGCAAGTCTTCGGTACTTAATGCCAAGTCAGATGACGGTCTCTCAACTGCCAGCTCCCCTGAGCCTGGTACTAGCGAGCGGATAGGCAGTGCCACGGATGCTCTTAAGTCAGTAGTGGCCAAGTTCAAGAGTGAGAACAATGGTTTGATGCCTGAaaatggagaagaggaggaggaagaggaagaggaggaggaagaggaggaagaagaggaagaggaagaggaggaggaagaggaagaagaagagggggaggaggaggaaatagaGGGTAAGCCTGTaattgaagaagaagaggagaggaatgacTATCGTTTCAGCCTGCGGCTAGAAGGGGCCCGCCACCACCAGAACAGTGAGGCCTTGCACCCACACCGCCGGAGCTCTTCCCGGGAGCCCGGTGATGAGGACTCTGCCATGGAGTCAGACAGGGCAGATGATGGAACCACAACTACCATCAATGGCCTGGGACCTCTATCCACTGACAGCCTGTCCAGGAAGTTATTAGGGGGAGGGGTCAGCCCTGGTTCACTCAGTCCGCTGTCCAAGCGCATCAAGGTGGAGAAGGACCTTGACCCTCCCACGCCCACCATCCCGAACACAGAGAACGTCTACTCCCAGTGGCTAGCTGGGTACGCTGCCTCGCGACAACTCAAGGACCCTTTCCTCAACTTTACAGGTGGGGACTCCAGACAATCGCCCTTCGCCTCTTCATCTGAGCACTCGTCAGAGAATGGCAGCTTGCGCTTCTCCACTCCACCCGGCGAGCTGGACGGGGAACGTGCTGCTTCAGGACGTAGTGGCACCGGTAGTGGGGCCAGCACTCCCCACGGTGGTAGCGGGAATGGACGGCCGAGCTCTAAGGAT contains:
- the bcl11ab gene encoding BCL11 transcription factor A b → MSRRKQGKPQHLSKREFSPEPLSGVLPEEDSQDSPRLGVAQGEPLKGDQDLLTCGQCHSRFPLADILLFIEHKRRQCHGSLCMDKPLDRPPSSPLASPLSTSSSHSRTHLQHPRRVCHPVEVAVQVSPRDEDCLSAPLQGIIPKQENITDKDEPSSYTCTTCKQPFTSAWFLLQHAQNTHGFRIYLESEPGSPLTPRVATAPGMGGDCASSQPPIHAVHLAEGSPYSLLRMPGSGSGRDSASTPREGRYPQTPPLFSPPPRHHLSPDDLALATHHPSAFDRVMRLNSVPLEPPPSMDFSRRLRELAGNATGASPPLSPNRPSPMQRLLQPFQPGTKAPFSATPPLSTSQSPSGSRSTPNPVSNAAQPGTPLKAKSCEFCGKTFKFQSNLIVHRRSHTGEKPFKCHLCNHACTQASKLKRHMKTHCQSKSSVLNAKSDDGLSTASSPEPGTSERIGSATDALKSVVAKFKSENNGLMPENGEEEEEEEEEEEEEEEEEEEEEEEEEEEEGEEEEIEGKPVIEEEEERNDYRFSLRLEGARHHQNSEALHPHRRSSSREPGDEDSAMESDRADDGTTTTINGLGPLSTDSLSRKLLGGGVSPGSLSPLSKRIKVEKDLDPPTPTIPNTENVYSQWLAGYAASRQLKDPFLNFTGGDSRQSPFASSSEHSSENGSLRFSTPPGELDGERAASGRSGTGSGASTPHGGSGNGRPSSKDGRRSDTCEFCGKVFKNCSNLTVHRRSHTGERPYKCELCSYACAQSSKLTRHMKTHGQMGKDVYKCEICHMPFSVYSTLEKHMKKWHSDRPLANDIKTE